A stretch of DNA from Salmo trutta chromosome 12, fSalTru1.1, whole genome shotgun sequence:
TATGATTATTTGTCACTCTGAAATGGAACCATCAAGTGACAGATTTAAAACAAATACAtatctgtcattgaacaaccccatgtaATGATTAGATagggaaaaaacacaccaatctctttcagaatttctttaaacaataaaagctaatttaccaagaGTCCTGAAAATGGCTATATAGTGTTTTGGAATTAAACTTAATTTCATGTTCATGACAGATTATCTCCTCAGAAAACACTTTGAGATTCTGTAATTATTAtggaatcattgttctcttgCTTTCAAAACATTTATATTAAAGTACATTGATATTAAATGATAAGAGAGTACTGATCAATTTAAGTAAGTATGTGAGTAGTCTGTATAGTAGAAGCAATACATTATCTACGTTTTAAGTAGTCTTATCCAATCACTGTTAGGATTCACTCAGTTATTCACTGATTTATCAAGTCAATTATTGGTTGAATTAGTTTGTTTTATTACCTACTGCTCAAAAGGCTCGGCTTCGACTGACAGCATAGATTGATCACAGAGACTTATCAGTTGAAATGGAGGAGCAGAGGAAAGAGTGATATACCCGCTGTTCAAAGCCAGACATTCACATTGATATCTCTGCCAGACATTTCAAATCTTGGATAAATACTGATTGGTGCATATTTAGGATATTTGCATTTCGGATGAGTTGACTTTGGAGTAAAATATCTGTTGACAATCTTATTTTCTGTGATTTGTATATAGTATAACCGGTAAATTAAAACCCATTCTTATCTTCTGTTTAATCAGACAGCATTTGTCTTGGttgtttcctgtgtttttgttaaCAGTAACACCAGTTCTGGACTTTCAGCTCCCCCTACTGGTCATTCATACTGTCTTTGAATCAGCATGTGGAATAATATTTTATCACCATTTTTTTCATTACTGTTGGGGCCAATTCTCTGGAGTATTAATCTGTCCACACCAGAGACATAGGTCCACTAACCTTCTCTCTTTTCATGCTTATCTGAATCGTACTTCGGGATCAGATGGACTCCGCACTCACAcagctctctccatctccctaaaATGAAAAAAGGGTTAACCCAACATTAACAAAGAGCACTATTCTAGTCTTATATTCCATTCTATTTCttagaaatgtatttattggAGACAGCAGCAAGGCGTTAAGGTCAAATGACTGAGTCCACCTCTGATTGGCTGTGCTCATCTCATGTTGCTCTCCTCAGGGTGCCTGGAAAGTCCACAGGGACTCAGGGAGTCATCACAGTCCTTACAGCCCAAACATACAGTATAGAGCTCTCCTCAGGCTCAGGATTTACCCCATGTCATTCCAAAGCATGTGAATATCCACATTAGTAATGAAACAGTTTATGCAAAATTCTTTATTTTTTCCAGAAAACCTGGATGAGTCATCATTGGTTAGAAGGTCACAATGAATATGCAATTGGCATTAGATCATGAAATCTAGTCAGGGAATGGATGGATTACCACATATTAGAATTAATCAGGCTGTAGAGTGATTAGTATTTTTTGCGTGTGAAATAAAGATATTCGGAATACAATAACTTTAAGTTTCTTAAAGTGACAAAACAAATACGAAGCATTATTTAAATGTGTCAATAAAACACACattatacaaaaacacaaactcAGAAACAAAATAGAAAATGCTATGGATGCTCTCTCCAAACACACAGGCATTGGTAACCTTCAGTGCAGCAGTGTTTTTCAGATCAGTGATGTCACCCCAGACAGTGATGTCACCCCAGACGTGTGTGTCAGGCTTCTCCTAAGCCTCGGCCTCTTCTCCATCAGGGTCAGCATAGACGTGGCTGTGTGTTGCCATGGGAACCCCTCCGGAGGTTACAGAGGCCTGGTGGCTACTCTCCATGGTTGGGACGCCTTCATATGCCACCGTGGTTGAACTCTTAGGTTTGGCCCTGGAGGGGGAGAGGAATTATAGGTGAAACACTGCACCACACATTTCAATTGTATTACTGTCAATGAGTTCATAGTGCAGCCCAAATCATAACCACTCACTGCATCTCTGTTTCCTTGGTATCCTTGTATTTCTGCTTCTTCATGGAGTGTGTCATGTACAAGACAATAAGGATGATTAGGAGAGCTCCAAGAAGTGCTCCAATGACTGCACCAGCAATGGCCCCGTCACCTAGCTCTGTTAAAGGGCGGGTTATTGGTAAGATTAGTTACATCAGTGTCTACAGCAGTGTGCAGATCATATAAACAAGGAAAAACAACATCCCATATGCTACCCGTACCATGGTTGAGCTCCACAGTGCAAGTTTCAGCTCCCACATCATTAGAGGCACTGCACTGGTACTCTCCAAACTCAAACTGGGATATGTTTGTAATATACAAGGATCCTATTTTTGGATctgaaaagaaaaagaaagaataaAAGTCTAGCAAAAATGAATCAGAGCACAAAGGAGTGATGGAGAACGGAGGAACAGTATGACAACCCACCTGTGTACCCCAGCACAGGTTTCTTGGTCTTGTCCTGGTCCAGTCTTGTCCAGGTATAGGAGGGGGTGGGGCTTCCCTGCACACTGTGGCAGGTGAGGGTAACCAGGTGACCAGACTCCACATCACCATGGACAGCACAGAACGGCACAGAGGGCATCTCTTACAGACcatgtgatagagagagagcatgtgttaACATTACGTAATATTCTGCAATCTGGACCCAGTTGATCCAGTAATCAGAGAAAGTTTCCAAAGGGTACAGCCAAGTTTGACATAAAAAATCAACACTTGCCCTGGACCAGTAGCTAGATATTTGGTCTAGTAGTAGGTACGTTTGACGTTGGATTGCAGAACACTGAATTCCAGCGCTTGATACCAGTCATTACAGTGATATATTCAATCAAACATGAGCAGTCTAGCAAAGATAATGTCATCCCCCTGAGTGTCTCTAATGCTTTGCTATGGTTACAATGGTGACGTTGTACATCATGGTACTTGCAGTGTTTACGGTGACTAAAATGACACATTTATACAACAGACATGACCAATTATAGGCAAGTATATTATTTGTAAGATGAGCAGCCATTGTGGATTGGTACAatcaaatgtattaacaataaaaaataaaagaccatgtccatgtTAGGACTGAATACAGTGTACTACCTTCCCCATAATGCTTCACTACAACCCCTCTGCTTTATCGAACTGGGAATCATTCATTAAATCGAAAATAGAGTCATGTGTTTCTCCATTCTATTCCTGAGGACTACGAGACATGTCGGGAGGTGGTCTTGTACTGCTGTGTTCCTGTTCTAATTTCTGACACTGACAATGAAGATACTAGTCTGCTCCAGTTCCCATGGAAACTACTGTGGATACTGAGGCCAGCAAGGTTGTCCTGGTAACTCTGTAAATGAATGGAATCACAGACGGCATGTAATTCAATGATCACAAAACTCAGATTAGGAAAAACAGGATCACTGCTTCATAGGTctggttgtgtgttgtgttgacaCTAACATAGGAAGAAGGATATACGTTACTATTTAATTATTATATGTGACTTACCTAAAACAGAACTTACCAAGAATGTTGACAATGATAGTTGCCTCAGTCTTTCCACTGACATCAGGGAAGTTGCGGACTTCGCAGGTGTAGGCCCCTGCATCAGACACTTTCATGTTGCTTATTGTTATTGAGGCATTGTTGGTAGAAGCTGGAGAGCTGGAAGGCTTCAACCTGCCTTCATATGGTTTGGAAATCACACCCTGTCCTGACTGAGAGTAATACACCTAAAAAGTAACAGCAAGAATGTGTTAGAGCCTACATAAAACCACTGGAAAA
This window harbors:
- the LOC115204244 gene encoding V-set and immunoglobulin domain-containing protein 1-like: MSSTLKMVLLLGMTGCGHLITVTVPQKFENVTKGESALLQCTFVTTEQKTSDLIIQWNFISKTSMVPQQVYYSQSGQGVISKPYEGRLKPSSSPASTNNASITISNMKVSDAGAYTCEVRNFPDVSGKTEATIIVNILEMPSVPFCAVHGDVESGHLVTLTCHSVQGSPTPSYTWTRLDQDKTKKPVLGYTDPKIGSLYITNISQFEFGEYQCSASNDVGAETCTVELNHELGDGAIAGAVIGALLGALLIILIVLYMTHSMKKQKYKDTKETEMQAKPKSSTTVAYEGVPTMESSHQASVTSGGVPMATHSHVYADPDGEEAEA